A single window of Colletotrichum destructivum chromosome 9, complete sequence DNA harbors:
- a CDS encoding Putative peptidase M14, carboxypeptidase A, whose amino-acid sequence MRVPDSLAFGLLYAGIASAQTKYADNQVPVTRDSDLVSKLFPDVDVELLSPAFTNPEAVPAGWSNGTSGPTTQDTLDSFLSGLADKHGWLTYHQPPFTSEDGRTIPYVNLSLSSPSVAAAAAPADKLRIWIQGGVHGNEPAGDEAVLALLGKFAANETWTLSVLSKADILVLPRYNPDGVAYFQRELASNYDPNRDHALLQRRQTRDVKRLLSAYDPHVFLDAHEYTASQQLGASRQWLKAQDVQVSHVKNPNIHSAIRTLGEGLFLTAIQDRVRRHGLRTSAYFTADGGTDLPVLTEPSSVSRAGHNSAGLLQAVSFLTETRGIRLADQHFQRRVAAGSLAIEALVQTAVDNAEEVLSTIETARREFVEGTGDIVVVDRARVTDATWDFVDVRSGTVVSVPVQFRNSTPTQIDLTRARPEAYVFPRAWADVAEKLEILGVEVETLSEDFVAEAEVLTVETLTLAESKYEGVVEATVTTSTSRRVVRVPRGGFRVSTRQKNAAFAFVTLEPENNASFARYNLIDVSVGDEYPVFRVLGAQ is encoded by the exons ATGCGCGTCCCCGACAGCCTGGCCTTTGGCCTCCTCTACGCCGGCATTGCCTCGGCCCAGACAAAGTATGCCGACAACCAGGTTCCTGTGACGCGGGACAGTGACCTCGTCTCCAAGCTCTTccccgacgtcgacgtcgagctcctGTCGCCCGCCTTCACGAATCCGGAGGCTGTCCCTGCGGGGTGGAGCAACGGCACATCCGGACCTACCACCCAGGACACGCTGG ACTCTTTCCTCAGCGGCCTTGCCGACAAACACGGCTGGCTGACCTATCATCAACCCCCCTTCACGTCCGAGGATGGCCGCACCATTCCCTACGTCAACCTCTCACTATCCTCCCCCTccgtcgctgctgccgctgccccCGCCGACAAGCTCCGCATCTGGATCCAGGGCGGCGTCCACGGCAACGagcccgccggcgacgaggccgtactcgccctcctcggcaagTTCGCCGCCAACGAGACCTGGACCCTCTCCGTGCTGTCCAAggccgacatcctcgtcctcccgcGCTACAACCCGGACGGCGTCGCCTATTTCCAGCGCGAGCTCGCCTCCAACTACGACCCCAACCGCGACCACGCCCTCCTCCAGCGCCGTCAGACGCGCGACGTCAAGCGCCTGCTCTCGGCCTACGACCCACacgtcttcctcgacgcccatGAGTACACCGCCAGCCAGCAGCTCGGCGCCTCGCGCCAGTGGCTCAAGGCCCAGGACGTTCAGGTCTCCCACGTCAAGAACCCCAATATCCACTCGGCCATCCGCaccctcggcgagggcctctTCCTCACGGCCATCCAGGACCGCGTGCGCCGCCACGGCCTCCGCACAAGCGCCTACTTCACCGCTGACGGTGGTACCGACCTCCCTGTGCTCACGGAACCCAGCTCTGTGAGCCGCGCCGGCCACAACTcggccggcctgctgcaggCTGTCTCCTTCCTCACCGAGACCCGCGGCATCCGCCTCGCCGATCAACACTTCCAGCGGCGCGTCGCGGCAGGCTCTCTCGCCATCGAGGCGCTCGTCCAGACGGCTGTCGACAACGCTGAAGAGGTCCTGTCGACCATCGAGACCGCCCGTCGGGAGTTCGTCGAGGGCaccggcgacatcgtcgtcgtggacCGCGCGCGCGTGACGGACGCGACGTGGGACTTTGTCGACGTCCGCAGCGGCACAGTCGTCAGCGTGCCCGTGCAGTTCCGCAACAGCACGCCCACGCAGATCGACCTCACGCGCGCGCGGCCCGAGGCCTACGTCTTCCCGCGCGCGTgggccgacgtcgccgagaagcttgagatcctcggcgtcgaggtcgagaccCTCTCCGAGGATTTCGTGGCCGAGGCTGAGGTGCTCACCGTGGAGACCCTCACGCTCGCGGAAAGCAAGTACGAGGGCGTCGTGGAGGCCACCGTcacgacctcgaccagcCGGAGGGTCGTGCGGGTGCCCAGGGGCGGGTTCCGCGTCAGCACGCGACAAAAGAACGCCGCGTTCGCGTTCGTGACGCTTGAGCCTGAGAACAACGCCAGCTTCGCGCGGTACAACTTGATCGACGTATCCGTCGGGGACGAGTACCCCGTCTTCAGGGTCCTCGGCGCGCAATAG
- a CDS encoding Putative small GTP-binding protein, with protein sequence MGGQLSKMMGKIFGSKEMRLLMLGLDAAGKTTILYKLKLGQDVTTIPTVGFNVETVTYKNVKFNVWDVGGQDKIRPLWRHYFSGTQGLIFVIDSSDRARIEEAKSELHRIINDREMKDSLLLVFANKQDINGAMKPQEVTEALSLSKLKDKVWYVVPSCATTGEGLLEGLAWLSNNVKAPPAPAKK encoded by the exons ATGGGTGGTCAACTCTCCAAAATGATGGGCAAGATCTTTGGGTCAAAGGAGATGCGCCTGCTGATGTtgggcctcgacgccgccggcaagacCACCATCCTCTACAAACTCAAGCTCGGCCAGGACGTCACCACCATCCCCACCGTCGGCTTCAACGTCGAGACCGTCACCTACAAGAACGTCAAGTTTAACGTCTGGGACGTCGGTGGTCAGGACAAGATTCGTCCCCTCTGGAGACATTACTTCAGCG GAACCCAGGGCCTGATCTTCGTTATCGATTCGTCGGACCGCGCGAGAATTGAGGAGGCCAAGTCGGAACTCCACAGGATCATCAATGACCGCGAAATGAAAGACAGTCTGCTGCTTGTCTTTGCGAACAAACAGGACATCAACGGCG CTATGAAGCCGCAAGAAGTCACCGAGGCCCTGTCACTCTCCAAATTAAAAGACAAGGTCTGGTACGTCGTGCCCAGTTGCGCGACGACGGGTGAAGGCCTGCTCGAGGGCCTGGCCTGGCTGTCAAACAACGTTAAGGCACCCCCTGCTCCGGCCAAGAAGTAG
- a CDS encoding Putative SGF29 tudor-like domain, SAGA-associated factor 29, with the protein MSQRNRSGRGSNRNNGSGHGEEVQLWESAKEKFHEIVSGVNQENDNLAELLKLDKKAAIASMDGGKPSGADLNKMEQNCRSGVKLSENNSNNIKNLIEQLKILKAVQQAKEAAEAPATTSTSSRTGSSTRNRDAASAAIYDFDGAGDSPVPSPIGGNSRKFGDRGSNRDSMPPKADSVEPQGSTGSNTAGSSSGALGSSAASAARSKVSFSKGDKVAFKRKKDEPQQGEAPYDWILGEVVGVMGEGKSRRYKCLDVEPEDNVKPKEYKTFASGMIPIPAENQTHTLAKLEAGKMVLGLYPQTTAFYAADVVGTEPDGKTVNLKFHGENDSSTTHQVERRYVLEFRP; encoded by the coding sequence ATGTCCCAACGAAACCGAAGCGGCCGCGGCTCGAATCGCAACAATGGCAGCGGCCACGGCGAGGAGGTACAGTTGTGGGAgtcggccaaggagaagtTCCACGAAATTGTCAGCGGTGTCAATCAAGAGAACGACAACCTGGCCGAGCTGTTAAAGCTCGACAAAAAGGCCGCGATTGCTAGCATGGACGGTGGCAAGCCCTCTGGCGCCGATCTCAACAAGATGGAGCAGAACTGCCGATCAGGGGTCAAGCTGTCTGAGAACAACTCCAATAACATCAAAAACCTCATTGAGCAGCTTAAGATCCTGAAGGCCGTGCAGCAGGCCAAGGAAGCTGCAGAGGCtcccgcgacgacgagcacaTCATCGCGAACCGGTAGCTCTACTCGTAACCGAGATGCCGCGTCGGCCGCAATATACGACttcgacggtgccggcgactCCCCCGTGCCTAGCCCTATCGGCGGCAACTCGCGCAAGTTTGGGGACAGAGGCAGCAACCGCGACAGCATGCCGCCCAAGGCAGATAGCGTCGAGCCGCAGGGATCAACGGGCTCCAACACAGCGGGCTCCTCGTCGGGGGCTCTGGGATCGAGCGCtgcatcggcggcgcgcagCAAGGTGTCGTTTTCCAAAGGCGATAAGGTCGCGTTCAAGCGGAAGAAGGACGAACCGCAACAGGGCGAAGCACCTTACGACTGGATACTGGGCGAGGTTGTTGGGGTCATGGGCGAAGGCAAGAGCCGACGGTACAAGTGTCTGGATGTGGAACCGGAGGACAACGTCAAGCCGAAGGAGTACAAAACATTTGCTTCGGGCATGATACCGATCCCGGCGGAGAACCAGACGCATACTCTCGCCAAGTTGGAGGCTGGCAAGATGGTACTTGGCCTATACCCACAGACGACGGCATTTTACGCAGCGGACGTTGTCGGCACGGAGCCGGACGGCAAGACGGTCAATCTTAAGTTCCACGGTGAGAACGATTCCTCGACTACGCATCAGGTGGAACGTCGCTATGTGCTGGAATTTCGGCCTTAG
- a CDS encoding Putative mannose-6-phosphate isomerase, type I, rmlC-like cupin domain superfamily: MVLQVPLFKLQCGVNSYEWGKKGEESAAARFAATTPSDGFSIEVEKPYAELWMGTHPSNPSKDVQSGRTLLDLVQENQQLLSAPVASKYGTKLPFLFKVLSISKALSIQAHPNKKLAEQLHARDPKNYPDDNHKPEMAIAITPFEGLCGFRPLAEISHFLSTVPPLKSLVVDDKADEFISTINGEEESDDPATKDRNKKALQHAFASLLSATPEEIEKQTEKLVSLAKSEGGNFAGGGISTTDGDTLSELIIRLHGSFGADIGLFVLFFLNFVKMEPGEAMFLRADDIHAYLSGDIIECMAASDNVVRAGFTPKFKDVPTLVDMLTYNYAPIDEQKMSPSEYPYVTLNRAAYSSGSAVILYDPPIEEFSVIRSLLKGSGSKATFEPLEGPSIVICTSGRGTIAVGPTVHKISEGNVFFVGSTAELVLQSDGDEDDEFVTFKAFCEVDEKAEGKL; encoded by the exons ATGGTTCTACAAGTTCCTCTGTTCAAGCTCCAATGCGGAGTCAACTCGTATGAATGGGGTAAGAAGGGCGAGGAATCAGCAGCTGCGCGCTTTGCTGCTACGACGCCATCGGACGGCTTCAgcatcgaggtcgagaagccATACGCAGAG CTGTGGATGGGCACCCATCCCTCGAACCCATCCAAAGACGTTCAGTCTGGTCGAACACTCCTTGACCTTGTGCAAGAGAACCAGCAACTGCTCTCCGCCCCGGTCGCATCCAAATATGGCACCAAgctccccttcctcttcaaggTTCTGTCCATCAGCAAGGCCCTTTCCATCCAGGCTCACCCCAacaagaagctcgccgagcagcTCCACGCCCGCGACCCCAAGAACTATCCCGATGACAACCACAAGCCCGAGAtggccatcgccatcacccCTTTCGAGGGCCTCTGTGGCTTTCGCCCGCTCGCCGAGATTTCTCATTTCCTGTCAACCGTCCCGCCGCTGAAAAGCCTGGTTGTTGacgacaaggccgacgagTTTATCAGCACCATCaatggggaggaggagagcgaCGACCCCGCGACGAAGGACCGGAACAAGAAAGCACTCCAGCACGCCTTCGCCTCCCTTTTGTCCGCCACACCCGAGGAGATTGAGAAGCAGACAGAGAAGCTCGTCTCCCTTGCCAAGTCGGAAGGCGGCAActtcgccggcggcggcatcagtACGACCGACGGCGATACCCTGTCGGAGCTCATCATCCGCCTCCACGGCTCTTTCGGCGCCGACATCGGCTTgttcgtcctcttcttcctcaacTTCGTCAAGATGGAGCCCGGCGAAGCCATGTTCCTCCGTGCCGACGACATCCACGCCTACCTCTCGGGCGACATCATCGAATGCATGGCCGCCTCGGACAATGTCGTACGCGCCGGCTTCACCCCAAAGTTCAAGGATGTGCCCACGCTTGTCGACATGCTGACATACAACTACGCCCCCATTGACGAGCAGAAAATGTCTCCCTCCGAGTACCCTTACGTCACCCTCAACCGCGCCGCCTACAGCTCTGGCTCCGCCGTCATCCTCTACGACCCGCCCATCGAGGAGTTCAGCGTCATCCGGTCGCTCTTGAAGGGAAGTGGCTCCAAGGCCACATTCGAGCCGCTCGAGGGCCCCAGCATCGTCATCTGCACGTCTGGCCGGGGCACCATCGCCGTTGGCCCGACGGTGCACAAGATCAGCGAGGGGAACGTCTTCTTCGTGGGATCGACTGCCGAACTGGTACTGCAGtccgacggcgacgaggatgacgaatTCGTTACTTTCAAGGCGTTTTGCGAGGTTGACGAAAAGGCGGAGGGCAAGTTGTAA
- a CDS encoding Putative zn(2)Cys(6) fungal-type DNA-binding domain-containing protein, producing the protein MVTPSYYADARRYSRQDPTYGYSDRPQRLSHSSESRSSTMTEREPDTDTPPRKRIAVACGRCRKRKIRCSGDPGHGLPCQNCKAAGADSCMFLRVASTEAPFVTTSEFAYEMKAARAYQAHQGMASPLTASPPHYASEIHDGLARYPPSSTGYSPYTGGGKYYSPAATMPTWSATAGYSDDGTGAVDYSAAATMGYSYPYHSHDPGYYYRMTAKAAAAASTAGDLYADAAASYGYGSSSSSAALLHRPAATASVHSEGPSFSLSNVAASLPHAGGGGGDRLLPNPTSRLPNTNVLAYRTDTGAPAVSYAASASSSKSSGSPTSQTSQPTTAVAEVTTAYSAPVAGSGSYESSSLSAYPPPAHTLPSMAHHRLSTAADMTGYPPSSSSTTGGGGGGGGDSIFSAAETSLRTHGSASELSYKYTDGPSASSSSASLPAGRRGSDETSGPSSGSSGSLSNGQQYTVTAPSVAGLYAAVTGHGRHHVSQYMISDDVADDDDHHHHHHQHHQHHQADRRSACGLSAS; encoded by the exons ATGGTCACCCCGAGCTACTACGCGGACGCACGACGATATAGCCGCCAGGATCCGACCTACGGCTACTCTGACCGCCCGCAGCGACTCTCACATTCATCCGAATCGCGGTCATCGACCATGACTGAACGAGAGCCCGACACCGATACCCCTCCGCGCAAGCGCATCGCCGTTGCT TGCGGCCGCTGCCGGAAGCGCAAGATTCGCTGCAGCGGAGACCCTGGCCACGGGCTCCCGTGCCAAAACtgcaaggccgccggcgccgattCCTGCATGTTCTTACGA GTCGCCTCAACCGAAGCACCCTTTGTCACTACATCAGAGTTTGCGTACGagatgaaggcggcgagggcatACCAAGCGCACCAAGGCATGGCGTCACCCCTGACGGCCTCACCGCCGCACTACGCTTCCGAAAtccacgacggcctcgcccgcTACCCCCCGAGCTCGACGGGCTACTCACCCTACACCGGTGGAGGGAAGTACTACTCGCCCGCGGCGACCATGCCGACCTggtccgccaccgccggtTACTCGGACGACGGCACCGGTGCCGTGGACtacagcgccgccgccaccatgGGCTACTCGTACCCTTACCATAGTCACGATCCGGGCTACTACTACCGCATGACGGCCaaggccgctgccgctgcctcGACCGCCGGAGACTTGTATGCTGACGCCGCGGCGAGCTACGGCtacggcagcagcagcagcagcgccgcgcTACTTCATCGACCCGCCGCGACAGCATCGGTGCATAGTGAAGGGCCCAGCTTCTCTCTGtccaacgtcgccgcctccctgCCTCAcgcgggcggtggcggcggtgaccGACTCCTCCCCAACCCGACATCCCGTCTGCCCAACACCAACGTCCTCGCCTACCGCACCGATACCGGCGCCCCGGCTGTCTCTTACGccgcttcggcgtcgtcgtcaaagtcctCGGGCAGCCCGACATCGCAGACCTCCCAGCCCACAACGGCCGTCGCTGAGGTTACGACGGCTTACAGCGCCCCGGTCGCCGGGTCGGGGAGCTACGAgtcgtcctcgctgtcgGCGTACCCACCACCCGCGCACACGCTGCCCTCGATGGCGCACCACCGcctctcgacggcggcggacatGACGGGCTacccgccctcctcctcctcgacgaccggcggcggcggcggtggtggcggggACTCCATCttcagcgccgccgagacgagTCTCCGCACGCACGGCTCCGCTTCCGAGCTGAGCTACAAATACACCGACGGACCGTCcgcgtcatcttcgtcagCCTCCTTGCCGGCTGGACGCCGCGGTAGCGACGAGACCTCGGGCCCAAGCTCGGGATCGTCCGGTTCCCTGTCAAACGGCCAGCAGTACACGGTCACGGCGCCCTCGGTGGCGGGCCTGTACGCCGCCGTGACGGGGCACGGCCGGCATCACGTCTCTCAGTACATGATCTCGGACGACGtcgcggacgacgacgatcaccatcaccatcaccaccaacaccaccaacaccaccaggCGGACCGGAGATCCGCGTGCGGCTTGTCCGCGTCCTAG
- a CDS encoding Putative cyclophilin-RNA interacting protein, which translates to MSVLLETSSGDIVIDLLVDYAPKLCENFLKLCKVKYYNFSPIHSVQKNFSFQTGDPLGPLSKESDGGTSIWGHLSGDSSKKMFPAFFHPKLKHLERGTVSMATAPLDSDPDTRVAASQFIVTLGDETDYLDGKAAVFGKVVEGFDVLEKINEAIVDDKGHPLIDIRIKHTIILDDPYPDPPELREPSASPPPTKSQLDTVRIADEAALHEDDDLDEEAIEKRRRDREARAQALTLEMMGDLPFAEVAPPENVLFVCKLNPVTTDADLELIFGRFGKILSCEVIRDAKTGDSLQYAFIEYADKASCEAAYSKMQDVLIDDRRIHVDFSQSVSKLSQVWRDDTNQKRRKHASRGGWGGVDELEKRRQYRDEYERNGDNYDLVYGEEEMKGRHQRTKDRRPEPERLPEQDRDRRDKDRPREERERRRSRSPGRPRARDRDRDEKGDRDRYRSDPRGSGRRYDHQDRRRDDDDPGRRDRRDRRDWDSRNRGRDRGSERERRR; encoded by the exons ATGTCGGTTCTTTTGGAAACCAGCTCGGGCGACATCGTCATTGACCTCCTGGTCGACTACGCGCCCAAGCTGTGCGAAAA TTTCCTGAAGCTCTGCAAAGTCAAGTACTACAACTTTTCGCCCATCCACTCTGTTCAGAAGAACTTCTCCTTCCAGACCGGCGACCCCCTGGGACCCTTGTCGAAGGAATCCGATGGCGGGACGTCGATATGGGGCCATCTGTCGGGTGACAGCTCGAAAAAGATGTTTCCGGCCTTCTTCCATCCAAAGCTGAAGCATCTCGAGCGAGGAACCGTGAGCATGGCTACGGCGCCCTTGGATTCCGACCCGGATACCCGCGTAGCGGCCTCGCAGTTCATTGTCACTCTGGGCGACGAGACGGATTACTTGGATGGAAAGGCTGCCGTCTTTGGCAAAGTCGTCGAGGGTTTCGACGTCCTCGAAAAGATCAACGAGGCCATtgtcgacgacaagggaCACCCGCTCATCGACATCAGGATCAAGCACACAatcatcctcgacgacccgtATCCTGACCCACCCGAGCTTCGGGAGCCAAGTGCTTCGCCACCTCCTACCAAGTCACAACTCGACACAGTCCGAatcgcggacgaggccgccctgcacgaggatgatgatctggacgaggaggctATCGAGAAGCGGCGGAGGGACAGGGAGGCACGGGCGCAGGCTCTCACTCTGGAAATGATGGGCGACCTGCCGTTCGCCGAAGTCGCTCCCCCCGAGaacgtcctcttcgtctgcAAGCTCAACCCCGTCACGACGGACGCGGACCTGGAGCTGATTTTTGGCCGCTTCGGCAAGATCCTCAGTTGCGAGGTGATCCGCGACGCCAAGACGGGCGACAGTCTTCAGTACGCCTTTATCGAGTATGCCGACAAGGCGTCTTGTGAGGCAGCCTACTCCAAGATGCAGGACGTTCTGATTGATGACCGCCGTATCCACGTCGACTTCTCGCAAAGTGTGAGCAAGTTGAGTCAGGTCTGGAGAGACGATACGAACCAGAAGCGTAGAAAGCACGCCTCCAGAGGCGGCTGGGGAggtgtcgacgagctcgaaAAGAGACGACAATACCGCGACGAGTACGAGCGAAACGGGGACAACTACGATCTTGTGtatggagaggaggagatgaagggTCGTCACCAACGTACCAAGGATCGCCGCCCTGAGCCAGAGCGGCTACCAGAGCAGGACAGAGATCGGCGGGACAAAGATCGCCCTAGAGAAGAACGGGAACGTAGGCGAAGCCGAAGTCCAGGCCGTCCAAGAGCCAGGGACAGGGACAGGGACGAAAAAGGGGATAGAGATCGTTATCGATCGGACCCCCGGGGTTCCGGACGACGGTACGATCACCAAGACCGACGACGGGACGATGATGACCCTGGTCGCAGAGACCGCAGAGACCGCAGAGATTGGGACAGTCGGAACCGAGGCAGGGATCGAGGCtcggagagggagagacgaaGATAG
- a CDS encoding Putative lysine methyltransferase, S-adenosyl-L-methionine-dependent methyltransferase superfamily — protein MANTFLMPNPVERFCYQYLQLESVLDYPAAEVIRQQAAQDTIYKKLFSEEGPRYSPPARYRLKVLKELIARIESGIEDWDQHEVSEDLMTALSESLAAPVPSEISSAQQKTYVTYHLGSLDQRSSSEPHLHTTDITLLESRSLISASGTTGLRTWEAALHLGQYLCVNQKIIKGKRILELGAGTGYLAILCAKHLAATHVIASDGSDDVINNLPESLFLNDLQGSTLVRPMELRWGHAMVGTEDQKWNSGENVDVVIGADITYDQSIIPALIATFQELFTMFPAIEVLISATQRNEVTFEAFCSRCRQCGMGLTYVDFPIPPREQQRGPFYSDSVPIRICRVLAPSRTGVMW, from the exons ATGGCGAACACTTTTCTCATGCCAAACCCCGTCGAAAGGTTCTGTTACCAGTATCTTCAACTGGAATCTGTGCTCGACTACCCTGCTGCTGAGGTAATCAGACAACAAGCAGCACAAGACACCATTTACAAGAAGCTCTTTTCGGAGGAGGGACCTCGTTACAGCCCTCCTGCTAGGTATCGTCTAAAAGTCTTGAAAGAGCTTATCGCACGCATCGAATCGGGCATTGAGGATTGGGACCAGCAT GAAGTCTCGGAGGATCTCATGACAGCGTTGTCGGAATCTCTTGCGGCTCCAGTGCCCTCTGAGATATCGTCAGCTCAGCAGAAAACCTACGTCACCTATCACCTCGGTAGTCTCGACCAGAGGAGCTCCTCGGAACCACACTTACACACGACTGACATCACCCTCCTCGAGTCCCGCTCGCTGATCTCTGCTTCTGGCACCACAGGCCTCAGAACTTGGGAGGCCGCGTTGCACTTGGGGCAATATCTCTGCGTAAACCAAAAGATCATCAAGGGGAAGCGCATCCTCGAACTGGGAGCGGGCACCGGATACCTAGCCATCCTGTGTGCGAAGCATCTCGCCGCCACCCATGTTATTGCCTCGGATGGATCTGATGATGTTATCAATAACCTCCCGGAAAGCCTCTTCCTGAATGACCTGCAAGGAAGCACTCTAGTCAGGCCCATGGAACTGAGATGGGGTCACGCAATGGTGGGCACCGAAGACCAAAAATGGAACAGCGGCGAGAACGTCGACGTTGTCATCGGGGCAGACATCACCTACGATCAGAGCATCATCCCGGCCCTCATCGCCACTTTCCAGGAGTTATTTACCATGTTTCCGGCCATTGAGGTCTTGATATCCGCTACGCAGCGCAATGAGGTTACGTTCGAGGCGTTCTGTAGTCGTTGCCGACAGTGCGGGATGGGCCTGACCTATGTCGACTTTCCCATACCCCCAAGGGAGCAGCAGAGGGGCCCATTCTACAGCGATAGCGTCCCGATTCGAATCTGTCGAGTTTTGGCGCCTTCAAGAACGGGCGTGATGTGGTAA
- a CDS encoding Putative small ribosomal subunit protein eS24 gives MADVDTPVTLRTRKFIRNPLLGRKQMVVDILHPGRANISKDELREKLGSLYKATKDQINVFGLRTQFGGGKTTGFALVYDSPEAMKKFEPHYRLVRVGFANKIEKASRQQRTQAAQEPPEDSARNGEGQGSQEEEGISVSLCCLGLRHARDFPRIIRKTVGGVGGTSKKHTNQNVVFGLSCCCSAGGGTSLVFALVGLSISAAAMCIIRRNNAAFASSLCRSGGFMAGRAKLLESTRRETGEWVHDSLKYEMHQTHVSRWFPRSSPRRLLT, from the exons ATGGCGGACGTCGACACCCCCGTCACCCTGCGAACTCGCAAGTTCATCCGTAACCCCCTGCTTGGCCGTAAGCAGATGGTCGT TGACATCCTCCACCCCGGCCGCGCCAACATCTCCAAGGATGAGCTCCGCGAGAAGCTTGGCTCCCTGTACAAGGCCACCAAGGACCAGATCAACGTCTTCGGCCTCCGCACCCAGTTCGGTGGTGGCAAGACCACTggcttcgccctcgtctACGACTCCCCCGAGGCCATGAAGAAGTTCGAGCCCCACTACAGACTGGTCcgcgtcggcttcgccaacAAGATCGAGAAGGCCAGCAGACAGCAGCGTAC GCAAGCAGCGCAAGAACCGCCAGAAGACTCTGCGCGGAACGGCGAAGGTCAAGGGtcccaagaagaagaaggaataAGCGTCTCGCTTTGTTGCCTAGGGTTAAGGCATGCGAGGGATTTCCCCCGGATCATCCGCAAAACAGTGGGCGGCGTTGGTGGAACATCAAAAAAACATACGAATCAAAATGTCGTCTTTGGGCTCTCGTGTTGTTGTTCCGCCGGTGGGGGGACGtccctcgtcttcgctcTCGTGGGGTTGTCCATTTCGGCTGCGGCCATGTGCATTATACGACGAAACAATGCGGCTTTTGCATCGTCCCTGTGTCGGTCCGGCGGGTTTATGGCCGGCCGCGCAAAACTACTAGAGTCAACGCGGCGTGAAACGGGGGAATGGGTTCATGATTCTCTCAAATACGAAATGCATCAAACACACGTATCCCGATGGTTCCCCAGGTCTAGTCCACGACGCCTGCTCACCTAA